In the genome of Misgurnus anguillicaudatus chromosome 11, ASM2758022v2, whole genome shotgun sequence, one region contains:
- the LOC129416359 gene encoding uncharacterized protein — protein MNVLIVYHLFLFFFFGVEKCENKVLKSLKKAWKTVRRPFLHNDKVETLIPSELNADSDNPNVKDGAGLASSELNNKIKPEKQRMAFFDCLRRGKVESVPTPLLKADPAIPDVREVVDPASQSKTYVGPKKQKQKASKSRKSNLQGEKVTVVPTQQPKAISDIPVGMDVPALAGPQSKPKIRPDKRMTLTQRFFGCFRRGKVESMPTSQIEADPAIPDAREVVDLADFQSKSVGLKKQKQKASKSRSFHNPWSKKGKSKVKKDADPAIPDAMDGADLASFGGIAAANARLQTLGAIPENIGSKDVGNLEAKGGKNPRPKAFGNLRLPWFFNAKITKNPGAKEEGNPGPKEEGNPGPKEEGNPEAKALENPRNPLSEDDKVVRPKVIDVVQQASEPPSEKKPADPSVPKEPLYCKYQFLGDEVLGKGCFGKVCKGIRISDDTPVAIKQISKRKNERTLQIPGYPKPLITEVALMLKLGEAPSCPNVIQMYDWYETKHFYTLVLEYPLHSESLLHFVTNHGRLSENTARHLMRQAVLAVQHCLDHGVFHTDIHPGNFLVQQSTMSLKLIDFGAGHYLTHDDVCDSCDFRGALCCTPPEIYTVQKFHAVPANVWALGSVLYFMVLASFPSALYEFNSRNLKTIEKDLSKEICDLLSGCLALNPSDRPTLKQILDHDWFKTESDEEELLVYKMRALSTENKKDEAE, from the exons ATGAATGTTCTAATAGTttatcatttgtttttgtttttcttttttggtgTAGAAAAATGCGAGAATAAAGTCTTGAAATCATTAAAGAAGGCATGGAAGACTGTAAGGCGCCCATTCCTTCATAATGATAAAGTGGAAACACTGATTCCTTCAGAG CTTAATGCAGATTCAGATAATCCTAATGTAAAGGATGGTGCTGGTCTGGCCAGCTCTGAATTAAACAATAAGATCAAACCGGAAAAACAACGAATGGCATTCTTTGACTGTCTCCGGAGGGGCAAGGTGGAGTCAGTGCCGACTCCCCTGCTTAAAGCGGATCCAGCTATTCCTGATGTTAGGGAAGTTGTTGATCCTGCATCACAGTCAAAGACCTACGTTGGTCCgaagaaacagaaacaaaaGGCTTCAAAGAGCCGCAAATCTAACCTCCAGGGAGAAAAAGTGACTGTTGTGCCAACTCAACAGCCCAAGGCTATTTCAGATATTCCTGTTGGCATGGATGTTCCTGCTCTGGCCGGCCCCCAATCAAAACCAAAGATTCGTCCGGATAAACGCATGACATTGACGCAACGCTTCTTTGGATGCTTCCGGAGGGGCAAAGTGGAGTCGATGCCGACTTCACAGATTGAGGCCGATCCAGCTATCCCTGATGCCAGGGAAGTTGTTGATCTGGCAGATTTTCAATCGAAGAGTGTTGgcttaaagaaacaaaaacaaaaggcttCAAAGAGCCGCTCATTTCACAACCCTTGGAGTAAAAAAGGGAAGAGTAAAGTGAAAAAAGATGCCGATCCAGCTATTCCTGATGCCATGGATGGTGCGGATCTGGCCAGTTTTGGTGGCATCGCTGCAGCCAATGCCAGGCTACAGACGTTAGGTGCCATCCCAGAGAATATTGGGTCAAAAGATGTTGGAAATCTTGAGGCAAAAGGTGGTAAAAATCCCAGGCCAAAAGCTTTTGGAAATCTCAGACTTCCTTggttttttaatgcaaaaataactaaaaatccTGGGGCAAAAGAAGAAGGAAATCCTGGACCAAAAGAAGAAGGAAATCCTGGACCAAAAGAAGAAGGAAATCCTGAAGCAAAAGCCCTTGAAAATCCCAGAAATCCCTTGTCAGAAGATGATAAAGTTGTCAGGCCAAAAGTTATAGATGTTGTTCAACAAGCTTCTGAACCGCCAAGCGAGAAGAAACCAGCTGATCCCTCAGTGCCTAAAG aGCCTTTATATTGTAAATATCAATTCTTGGGGGATGAAGTGCTTGGGAAAGGTTGCTTTGGCAAAGTGTGCAAAGGGATCCGTATATCGGATGACACTCCG GTTGCCATCAAGCAAATAAGCAAACGAAAGAATGAAAGGACTCTTCAGATT CCTGGATACCCCAAACCACTTATTACAGAAGTGGCGCTGATGCTTAAGTTAGGAGAAGCGCCCTCATGCCCCAATGTCATACAGATGTATGACTGGTACGAGACTAAACACTTTTACACGCTCGTGTTGGAGTACCCACTGCACAGCGAATccttgttgcattttgttacaAATCATGGAAGACTAAGTGAAAATACAGCAAGACATCTCATGCGTCAGGCGGTACTGGCAGTGCAACACTGTCTGGATCATGGAGTTTTCCACACCGACATCCATCCCGGAAACTTCTTAGTGCAGCAATCTACAATGAGCCTGAAGTTAATTGACTTTGGGGCTGGACATTATCTGACGCATGATGATGTCTGTGATTCCTGTGACTTTAGGG GAGCTCTATGTTGCACCCCGCCTGAGATCTACACGGTTCAGAAATTCCACGCCGTGCCAGCAAACGTCTGGGCCTTAGGTTCTGTGCTGTACTTCATGGTGCTTGCATCTTTCCCCAGTGCTTTATACGAATTTAATTCCAGGAATCTGAAGACAATTGAGAAGGATTTATCAAAGG AAATCTGTGATCTGTTAAGTGGTTGCCTGGCCCTGAATCCAAGTGATCGTCCGACGCTCAAGCAGATCTTAGATCATGACTGGTTTAAAACTGAGTCTGATGAAGAAGAGCTACTCGTATACAAAATGAG GGCACTATccacagaaaataaaaaggATGAAGCTGAATGA